In Ferroplasma sp., a single window of DNA contains:
- a CDS encoding V-type ATP synthase subunit F, with protein MSSLCIIGEKELITGFKLVGVNDTFIADPADGTKLLRELYKSKKYNVILASQSFQKNLKVDEINEYAGSMDPLVIFIPIPGIKEEESVYDLAKRILGIDIGD; from the coding sequence ATGTCCAGTCTTTGCATTATCGGAGAAAAAGAACTAATTACGGGGTTCAAGCTTGTTGGGGTTAATGATACCTTCATAGCAGACCCTGCAGATGGGACTAAATTGCTCAGGGAATTATATAAATCTAAAAAATATAATGTAATATTAGCATCACAGTCCTTCCAGAAAAATTTAAAGGTTGATGAAATAAATGAGTATGCTGGTTCAATGGACCCACTTGTAATATTTATTCCTATCCCGGGAATTAAAGAGGAAGAATCGGTATATGACCTTGCAAAAAGGATATTGGGAATTGATATTGGTGATTGA